In Clostridium sp., one DNA window encodes the following:
- a CDS encoding HK97 family phage prohead protease, with amino-acid sequence MKEIRMAEIRTDRTQDKNNTLIGIPIVFDKPTVINSKYGSYTEIIKRDAINNELLRDIPLLYNHDVNSIPLARSPQTMNLIKTDVGIEMRAILSDTPTGKEIYSSVSRGDIKGMSFAFQVPNGGDEYDAETNTRTINKIEKLYEVSVTPFPAYAETSVEARSGYMCKRNIQAQKAKAKVNKILGSQLKNKVNQILKRGM; translated from the coding sequence TTGAAGGAAATAAGAATGGCGGAGATACGAACCGATAGGACACAGGACAAGAATAATACACTTATAGGTATTCCAATAGTATTTGATAAACCAACAGTAATAAATAGTAAATATGGTAGTTACACAGAGATTATTAAAAGAGATGCAATAAATAATGAGCTTTTAAGAGATATCCCTTTGTTGTATAACCATGATGTGAATTCAATTCCATTAGCACGAAGTCCACAAACGATGAATTTGATTAAAACTGATGTAGGTATAGAGATGAGGGCTATACTTTCAGATACACCAACGGGAAAGGAAATATATTCAAGTGTTTCTAGGGGAGATATAAAAGGTATGAGTTTTGCCTTTCAGGTTCCAAACGGAGGAGATGAATATGATGCTGAAACTAATACAAGGACAATAAATAAAATTGAAAAGTTGTATGAGGTAAGCGTTACACCATTTCCAGCATATGCAGAAACAAGTGTTGAAGCAAGGTCAGGATATATGTGTAAAAGAAATATACAAGCTCAAAAGGCGAAAGCAAAAGTAAATAAAATTTTAGGTTCACAGTTAAAGAATAAAGTAAATCAAATATTGAAAAGAGGTATGTAA
- a CDS encoding phage portal protein yields MNLLDKLFHRNKSPADKNIQRIDVMSGSPVIFTPFSGDAYANDLYRSAVDAIAKNFAKLVPSHVVTQAGQRKDGDSSLNYILQTRPNPYMSTYDFLYKMATRYFLFNNSFAYLSLDDKGNLDGIYPLSPLSVEFMTDTTGTVYCKFLFSKGRQFIIEYSQVILLRRFYNSNDLLGDDNRAIMPTLDLAHTQNQGMENSIKNSAQIRGLLKYNQVLSGEKLKEAKEDFIKDYLSIENNGGIAALDTKMDYQPIENKPAFINGQQLDAIKNRIYGYLGVSESIINCTYTEDEWSAFYESTIEPLSTQMSLELTGKLFTQREQAFGNSILLESDKLQFTSNTTKITALKELMPLGLLTINQALEILNLPGIEDGDKRLQTLNVADTNIVNKYQMGGKNIEGNKNGGDTNR; encoded by the coding sequence ATGAACTTATTAGATAAGTTATTTCATAGAAATAAAAGTCCAGCAGATAAAAACATACAGAGAATAGACGTTATGAGTGGAAGTCCTGTGATTTTTACACCATTTTCAGGAGATGCTTATGCAAATGATCTATATAGAAGTGCAGTTGACGCTATAGCAAAAAACTTTGCAAAGCTAGTTCCAAGTCATGTTGTAACACAGGCAGGGCAACGAAAAGATGGTGATTCATCTTTAAACTATATATTACAAACAAGACCTAATCCATATATGAGTACCTATGATTTTTTATATAAAATGGCAACAAGATACTTTTTATTTAACAATTCATTTGCATATCTATCATTAGATGATAAAGGTAACCTTGATGGCATATATCCACTATCACCATTAAGTGTGGAATTCATGACGGATACAACAGGTACAGTATATTGTAAGTTCTTATTTTCAAAAGGTAGGCAATTTATAATTGAATACAGTCAAGTAATATTATTAAGACGGTTTTATAATTCAAATGATTTGCTAGGTGATGATAACAGGGCAATAATGCCTACTTTGGATTTGGCACATACTCAAAACCAGGGTATGGAGAATTCAATCAAGAATTCAGCACAAATACGTGGATTGTTGAAATATAATCAAGTTCTATCTGGTGAAAAATTGAAAGAAGCAAAAGAAGATTTTATAAAAGACTATTTAAGCATTGAGAATAATGGTGGTATTGCTGCACTAGATACTAAAATGGACTACCAGCCAATAGAAAACAAACCTGCATTTATAAATGGACAACAGCTTGATGCAATTAAAAATAGAATATATGGATATCTAGGTGTAAGCGAAAGTATTATAAATTGCACATATACAGAGGATGAGTGGTCAGCATTTTATGAAAGCACAATAGAACCTCTATCAACTCAAATGAGCTTAGAACTTACAGGGAAGTTATTCACACAACGGGAACAGGCCTTTGGAAACTCAATATTACTTGAAAGTGATAAACTTCAATTTACATCAAATACAACTAAAATAACAGCACTTAAGGAATTGATGCCATTGGGGCTACTTACAATAAATCAGGCACTTGAAATATTGAACTTACCTGGAATTGAAGATGGTGACAAGAGATTACAGACTTTGAATGTTGCTGACACAAATATTGTAAATAAATATCAGATGGGAGGTAAGAATATTGAAGGAAATAAGAATGGCGGAGATACGAACCGATAG